Proteins encoded by one window of Bacillus rossius redtenbacheri isolate Brsri chromosome 3, Brsri_v3, whole genome shotgun sequence:
- the LOC134530882 gene encoding adhesive plaque matrix protein-like produces the protein MVYVLVGLVSLPLLVTVLWLLRQLWRMLASCAGRGCPATARCASRPDHGLEEVVIIPADHQLHCSVPHLKEQGVPSSSSALLRDGPLPSSQEQHQFSPASLMEEMLLASTREQMQSASTPQLYDCSLASSREQMMSTSAPLDEEVMLMSIHDQLQVEYRELVTSHHQMLLYSTAPQAECVKGLFVDDQSPSRHTEETELEATCDQDQAVLSPPMQDLEAFSIPDAFAPADADSDNPQYPQESGKISFMKSTLSAVMTASISGLRLLQRTWLVLASITPYWLHGITQHRNIQLTYRREVGEVFNAYPPEHRQKSLLSPREEAFEFYSLEQLVVDTSFPRKEVCETYPPEQLHESPSSPREEAFENYPSEQLQDSPSSLKEEVYETYPLEQLQASTSSSRERAVDAYPSEQLQDSPLSLREDVYETYPPELHEAPLSPWEETFDTYPPEQLQDSRLTLREDVYETYPLEQLQASTSSRERAVDTCSPEKLQDSPSSLREEVYETYPTELHEEPLSPWKETLFTYSPEQLQDKRLTLREDVYETYPFEELQALTSSSREGAFDAYPPEQLQEFPFPLKEEVYETYPTELHEAPLSPWEETFDTYPPEQLQDSRSPLREEVYETYPFEELQASTSSSREGAFDAYPPEQLQEFPFPLKEEVYETYPPEQLHESPSSLQEEAFEKYPSENLNVSTLSPKKEVFVTYSLEPLQSSTSFPREDVNETHSSEKLQVVSPNIKNKSSVTFTYYKLQLPPFPPHLVPLKEVLYETFPPLKADIVTTPSE, from the exons ATGGTGTACGTGCTGGTTGGTTTGGTCAGCCTCCCTCTGCTGGTCACCGTGCTGTGGCTGCTGCGCCAGTTGTGGCGCATGCTGGCCTCCTGCGCCGGCCGGGGCTGCCCCGCCACAGCGCGCTGCGCCAGTCGGCCCGACCACGGCCTGGAGGAGGTCGTGATCATACCCGCCGACCACCAGTTGCACTGCTCAGTTCCTCATCTGAAGGAACAGGGCGTGCCGTCTTCTAGCAGTGCCCTGCTGCGTGATGGGCCACTACCATCTTCTCAAGAACAACACCAGTTTTCACCTGCTTCTCTGATGGAAGAGATGTTGCTTGCGTCGACTCGTGAACAGATGCAGAGTGCATCAACACCTCAGCTGTACGACTGCTCACTTGCCTCTTCTCGCGAGCAGATGATGTCTACTTCTGCTCCTCTGGACGAAGAGGTGATGCTGATGTCCATCCATGACCAGCTGCAGGTGGAATATAGGGAACTGGTGACCAGCCACCACCAAATGCTCTTGTATTCAACGGCTCCTCAAGCGGAATGCGTTAAGGGGTTATTCGTTGATGACCAGTCTCCTAGCCGTCACACAGAAGAGACGGAACTAGAGGCCACATGCGACCAGGATCAAGCGGTGCTTTCACCTCCGATGCAGGATTTGGAAGCGTTTTCCATCCCTGATGCCTTCGCTCCTGCCGATGCCGACAGTGACAACCCACAGTATCCCCAGGAGTCAGGG AAAATCAGCTTTATGAAATCAACCTTATCAGCAGTTATGACAGCCAGCATCTCTGGCCTTAGGTTACTGCAAAGGACGTGGTTGGTTTTGGCTTCTATTACACCCTATTGGCTCCACGGCATCACTCAACACCGAAACATCCAGCTTACTTATCGGAGAGAAGTGGGGGAGGTGTTTAATGCTTACCCTCCCGAACACCGACAAAAATCGCTATTGTCTCCGAGAGAAGAGGCCTTTGAATTTTATTCTCTTGAACAACTGGTAGTCGACACATCGTTTCCGAGGAAAGAGGTATGTGAGACCTATCCCCCCGAGCAGCTGCATGAGTCACCATCATCGCCAAGGGAAGAGGCCTTTGAAAATTATCCTTCTGAGCAGCTGCAAGATTCACCATCATCTTTGAAGGAAGAGGTCTACGAGACTTATCCTCTTGAACAGCTGCAagcatcaacatcatcttcaagggaaAGGGCTGTTGATGCTTATCCTTCCGAGCAGCTGCAAGACTCACCATTATCTTTGAGGGAAGATGTCTATGAGACGTATCCTCCCGAGCTGCATGAAGCACCATTATCCCCATGGGAAGAAACCTTTGACACCTATCCTCCCGAGCAGCTGCAAGATTCGCGATTAACTTTGAGGGAAGATGTCTATGAGACTTATCCTCTTGAACAGCTGCAAGCATCAACATCATCAAGGGAAAGGGCTGTTGATACTTGTTCTCCCGAGAAGCTGCAAGACTCACCATCATCTTTGAGGGAAGAGGTCTATGAGACATATCCTACCGAGCTGCATGAAGAACCATTATCTCCATGGAAAGAGACTTTATTCACTTATTCTCCCGAGCAGCTGCAAGATAAGCGATTAACTTTGAGGGAAGATGTCTACGAGACTTATCCTTTTGAAGAGCTGCAAGCCTTaacatcatcttcaagggaaGGGGCCTTTGATGCTTATCCTCCCGAGCAGCTGCAAGAGTTTCCATTCCCTTTGAAGGAAGAGGTCTATGAGACATATCCTACCGAGCTGCATGAAGCACCATTATCTCCATGGGAAGAAACCTTTGACACCTATCCTCCCGAGCAGCTGCAAGATTCGCGATCACCTTTGAGGGAAGAGGTCTACGAGACTTATCCTTTTGAAGAGCTGCAAGCctcaacatcatcttcaagggaaGGGGCCTTTGATGCTTATCCTCCCGAGCAGCTGCAAGAGTTTCCATTCCCTTTGAAGGAAGAGGTCTATGAAACATATCCTCCAGAGCAGCTGCATGAGTCACCATCATCTCTGCAGGAAGAGGCCTTTGAGAAGTATCCTTCTGAAAACCTAAATGTATCGACATTGTCTCCAAAAAAAGAGGTCTTTGTGACTTATTCTCTTGAACCGCTGCAATCATCGACATCATTTCCGAGGGAAGATGTGAATGAGACTCATTCTTCCGAAAAGCTGCAAGTGGTATCaccaaacattaaaaacaaaagttcTGTGACCTTTACCTACTATAAGCTACAACTACCACCGTTTCCTCCACATCTAGTTCCTTTGAAAGAAGTGCTGTATGAAACATTTCCTCCTTTGAAAGCTGATATTGTCACTACCCCTTCAGAATAA